A single genomic interval of Novosphingobium ginsenosidimutans harbors:
- a CDS encoding DUF808 domain-containing protein produces MPTGLVALLDDISVIAKAAAASIDDVGVAAAKAGTKAAGVVIDDAAVTPSYVTEFTPDRELPIIWQIAKGSLKNKLLILLPAALLLSEFLPQAMTPLLMMGGLFLCYEGAEKVLEKLGGAKHGETLEDPIEDMATFEKERISGAVRTDFILSAEIMAISLAEVASEPLLSRGIILALVGIVITAAVYGVVALIVKMDDIGLHMVQERTSATAKAFGRGLLHAMPRLLTFLSVVGTLAMLWVGGHIMVDGAKKLGFKPPYEAIHAVEHVVHEATGALGGVLGWLTNSALSGVVGLILGTIVALALHKVPALFGKSAH; encoded by the coding sequence ATGCCCACCGGCCTAGTTGCCCTGCTCGACGACATTTCCGTGATCGCCAAGGCAGCGGCAGCGAGCATTGACGATGTTGGCGTGGCTGCAGCCAAGGCGGGAACTAAGGCGGCGGGCGTGGTGATCGACGATGCCGCCGTGACGCCCAGCTATGTCACCGAGTTTACGCCCGATCGCGAGCTGCCGATCATCTGGCAGATCGCCAAAGGCAGTCTCAAGAACAAACTACTGATCCTGCTGCCCGCGGCCCTGCTGCTGAGCGAGTTCTTGCCTCAGGCGATGACCCCGCTCCTGATGATGGGCGGGCTGTTCCTGTGCTATGAAGGCGCCGAAAAGGTGCTGGAGAAGCTGGGTGGGGCCAAGCACGGTGAGACGCTGGAAGACCCGATCGAGGACATGGCGACCTTCGAGAAGGAGCGAATTTCTGGCGCTGTCCGCACCGACTTCATCTTGTCAGCCGAAATCATGGCGATCTCGCTCGCCGAAGTGGCGAGCGAGCCGCTGCTTAGCCGTGGGATAATCCTGGCGCTGGTCGGGATCGTCATTACTGCGGCGGTCTACGGCGTGGTCGCGCTGATCGTGAAGATGGACGATATCGGCCTGCATATGGTGCAGGAACGTACCAGCGCGACGGCCAAGGCCTTCGGACGCGGTTTGCTGCATGCCATGCCCAGGCTGCTGACCTTCCTGTCGGTGGTCGGCACGCTTGCTATGCTGTGGGTGGGCGGGCACATCATGGTGGATGGTGCCAAGAAGTTGGGCTTCAAACCGCCTTACGAAGCGATCCACGCGGTGGAACATGTCGTGCATGAGGCGACCGGCGCGCTGGGCGGGGTGCTGGGCTGGCTGACCAATTCTGCGCTGTCGGGCGTAGTCGGCCTGATCCTGGGCACGATTGTCGCCTTGGCGCTGCACAAGGTGCCGGCGCTGTTTGGCAAGTCAGCCCACTAA